From Sulfurovum xiamenensis, a single genomic window includes:
- a CDS encoding multicopper oxidase domain-containing protein has product MKWILLLIYLLSTLLSAKDVYYNLTIDYQQVNFTGENVEAMTINGGIPGPTIKAQEGDWVNIKVTNNMDVDTSIHWHGILFPGRNDQDGVPNLTTPPIKAHGSYTFRFPLIQSGTYWYHSHTRLQEQRGVYGSIMIQPKKKRYKVDKELVLILSDWTNEDPQEVMRTLKRGSEYYSIKKGTVQSLWGAIEHNAVGNMLTQWKNQMPAMDLSDVYYDAFLINGKQNSSYKAKSGEKIRLRIINGSASTFFYVQYADGPLHIVSADGVDVKPFDQDKLLISVAETYDAIITVPNDGTFELRATAQDGSGKASIYIGHGEKESVKGVPKPNYYAMRCGASMKPKGKGIGGSKTMKCSGGKSAVGMKCGASMNMKKMDMSLSQRPPTPYAKLEALEDTTLDKKRPWREVHLTLNGDMRSYIWSFNGKTLSEEDKIPIKKGENVRFIFENKTMMHHPLHLHGHFFRVVNENGSRSPLKHTVDIAPLGKSVIEFAADYEKDWLFHCHILYHMMSGMTRVVSYGTPKNQKEQASYNRFIKEFDKWYFWGNMLALDSMNEGLLAAASGKNSLIAYWESDYDTEYDNYIVYNRYIDRFSSWFGGVSIADRESDKTRAIIGYNYLLPGLIDAKLWVDSQGDARIWFIKELMLTNNTGLELEYQYDTELKSEWSATLDYRINKQFSIGARYHSDTKWGAGIRWFF; this is encoded by the coding sequence ATGAAATGGATACTGCTATTAATCTATCTACTCTCTACACTACTTTCAGCTAAAGATGTCTACTACAATCTTACCATAGACTATCAACAAGTAAATTTCACAGGGGAAAATGTAGAAGCTATGACCATTAATGGAGGTATCCCCGGTCCTACCATTAAAGCCCAAGAAGGAGATTGGGTCAATATCAAAGTAACGAACAATATGGATGTAGACACTTCCATTCATTGGCATGGTATTCTTTTTCCTGGTCGTAACGATCAAGATGGTGTTCCAAATCTCACTACACCTCCTATTAAGGCACATGGTTCGTACACATTCCGATTTCCCCTGATACAGTCCGGAACATACTGGTACCATTCTCATACTAGACTTCAAGAACAAAGAGGTGTGTATGGTTCCATTATGATCCAACCGAAAAAGAAACGGTATAAAGTGGATAAAGAACTGGTTCTTATTCTGTCAGACTGGACCAATGAAGACCCACAGGAGGTTATGAGAACACTGAAACGCGGCAGTGAATACTATTCCATAAAAAAAGGTACTGTACAGTCACTCTGGGGTGCAATTGAACACAATGCCGTGGGCAATATGCTGACACAATGGAAAAATCAAATGCCTGCTATGGACCTCTCTGACGTCTATTATGATGCTTTTCTTATCAACGGCAAACAGAACAGTAGTTACAAAGCAAAATCCGGTGAGAAGATACGTCTGAGAATCATCAATGGTTCTGCCTCCACCTTTTTTTATGTGCAGTATGCAGATGGCCCTTTACATATTGTCTCTGCAGATGGTGTAGATGTGAAGCCTTTTGATCAAGATAAACTTCTTATATCTGTTGCAGAGACCTATGATGCTATCATCACTGTTCCCAATGATGGAACTTTTGAACTGAGGGCAACTGCCCAAGATGGTTCGGGAAAAGCTTCGATCTATATAGGTCATGGAGAAAAGGAATCGGTGAAAGGAGTACCCAAACCAAACTATTATGCCATGAGATGCGGCGCTTCTATGAAACCTAAAGGTAAAGGGATCGGTGGTAGTAAAACAATGAAATGCAGTGGCGGGAAGTCGGCAGTTGGTATGAAGTGCGGCGCTTCCATGAATATGAAAAAAATGGATATGTCCTTATCTCAAAGACCGCCTACTCCTTATGCCAAACTCGAAGCATTGGAAGATACCACACTTGATAAAAAACGTCCATGGAGAGAAGTGCATCTCACACTGAATGGAGATATGCGCAGCTATATCTGGAGTTTTAACGGTAAAACACTGAGCGAAGAAGACAAAATACCTATCAAAAAAGGTGAGAATGTACGTTTTATCTTTGAGAATAAGACCATGATGCATCATCCGTTGCATCTACATGGACATTTTTTCCGTGTGGTGAATGAAAATGGAAGTCGCTCACCGCTGAAACATACAGTGGATATCGCACCTTTAGGTAAGAGTGTCATAGAGTTTGCAGCCGATTATGAAAAAGACTGGCTCTTTCACTGTCACATTCTTTACCATATGATGTCAGGTATGACACGTGTAGTCAGCTACGGTACACCCAAAAATCAAAAAGAACAAGCCAGTTACAACAGGTTCATCAAGGAATTTGATAAGTGGTACTTCTGGGGTAATATGCTGGCACTTGACAGTATGAATGAAGGATTGCTTGCAGCTGCAAGCGGGAAGAACAGTTTGATTGCTTACTGGGAGAGTGATTATGATACAGAGTATGATAACTACATTGTTTATAACAGGTATATAGACCGTTTCAGTTCCTGGTTCGGTGGTGTCAGCATTGCAGACAGAGAAAGTGATAAGACACGTGCGATTATTGGGTATAACTATCTGCTTCCGGGACTCATCGATGCAAAATTATGGGTGGACAGTCAGGGAGATGCGCGGATCTGGTTCATTAAAGAGCTCATGCTGACCAATAACACGGGATTGGAACTTGAATACCAATACGATACTGAACTCAAAAGTGAATGGTCTGCCACTTTGGATTACCGTATCAACAAACAATTCAGTATAGGTGCACGTTATCACAGTGATACAAAATGGGGTGCGGGGATACGATGGTTTTTCTAG
- a CDS encoding SHOCT domain-containing protein, with protein sequence MHYFDHGWGMGFGMWFTFIVFVLIVFYCLKESTKSEKQDASAQDILDKRYANGEIDTEEYKEKSSALREK encoded by the coding sequence ATGCATTATTTTGATCATGGCTGGGGTATGGGTTTTGGAATGTGGTTCACATTTATAGTTTTCGTACTTATAGTTTTTTATTGTTTAAAGGAATCTACAAAAAGTGAAAAGCAAGACGCTTCAGCTCAAGATATTCTTGATAAACGCTATGCGAATGGAGAGATAGACACAGAAGAGTATAAAGAAAAATCAAGTGCTCTTAGAGAAAAATGA
- a CDS encoding DUF1104 domain-containing protein, producing MKVLIIIAAMIASLYAIDFSHMSTEDMMHMRGSIPMEQRDDFRKEMQKRMQSMTQEERQKYGMQGKGMMSGQGMMGMGNQGMMGGQGMMGMGNQGMMGGQGMHCCCCCCCCQAMINNRCMMVNKGMGKKSMMGGQGMKQGKDMKCGGQGMMMKNQ from the coding sequence ATGAAAGTTTTAATCATAATAGCAGCAATGATCGCCTCACTGTATGCGATAGATTTTTCGCATATGAGTACGGAAGATATGATGCATATGCGTGGTAGTATACCTATGGAGCAAAGAGATGACTTTAGAAAAGAGATGCAAAAACGTATGCAATCCATGACACAGGAAGAGCGTCAAAAATATGGTATGCAAGGTAAAGGCATGATGAGTGGTCAAGGAATGATGGGTATGGGCAATCAAGGTATGATGGGTGGCCAAGGAATGATGGGCATGGGTAACCAAGGTATGATGGGTGGTCAAGGTATGCATTGCTGTTGCTGCTGCTGTTGTTGCCAGGCAATGATCAACAACCGTTGTATGATGGTAAATAAAGGTATGGGTAAAAAAAGTATGATGGGTGGTCAAGGTATGAAACAAGGTAAAGATATGAAGTGTGGCGGCCAAGGTATGATGATGAAAAATCAATAA
- a CDS encoding MOSC domain-containing protein → MSLHAIIIGEKAKEPLRYVESAQAVKGKGLEGDRYFYGQGTFNKPQLSQDVREISILPFESLAECNSRLESHLDFLDLRRNLIIKNFDASLLEEKIFSIGTTKFRIVRTCPPCRYLSRLLDEDMMKGLKHIGGYRALIVQSGMISVGDEISY, encoded by the coding sequence ATGTCCCTGCATGCCATTATCATCGGTGAAAAAGCCAAAGAACCTTTACGTTACGTAGAGAGTGCCCAGGCTGTTAAAGGTAAAGGCTTGGAGGGTGACCGTTATTTCTACGGACAAGGCACCTTCAATAAACCCCAACTTTCCCAAGATGTAAGAGAGATCAGTATACTTCCTTTTGAATCTTTGGCAGAGTGTAACAGCCGATTAGAGAGTCACTTGGACTTTTTGGACCTGCGTCGAAACCTTATTATCAAAAACTTCGATGCTTCACTGTTGGAAGAGAAAATTTTCAGCATTGGTACGACCAAGTTCCGCATCGTACGTACCTGTCCTCCATGCCGTTACCTTTCCAGACTTTTAGATGAAGATATGATGAAGGGACTGAAACATATAGGTGGATACAGGGCTCTTATTGTACAAAGTGGGATGATCAGTGTTGGAGATGAAATTAGTTATTAA
- the thiI gene encoding tRNA uracil 4-sulfurtransferase ThiI — translation METSSVQTQKFILKLFPEIMVKGSSAKRQMVGQLYNNLVKLLGRYSADITVKKFSDKIEVVTPIEFLTEVRQTLLDTPGIEQVLEALQFDGMETLDQIKVKVNEMMAKEIIGKTFVVRVKRSGTHPFNSTQIAQTVGGYMLAHNETKGVDLHHPEVTIRLELLNKQLNIITIKHEGLSGFPLGTQGDILSLMSGGFDSTVASYLTMKRGIKTHFIFFNLGGIAHEIGVKQVALYLWSKFGASHRVSFISVPFDAVIEEIFRSTHESYMGVTLKRLMLLAAEKVANELEIDALLTGESVAQVSSQTLRNLALIDQVTNKLILRPLATMNKPEIIKIASEIGTRRFAENMPEYCGVISKNPITHGSYKRMEKEAARFDYSVLDKAVEDAQKIYVDEIIDDVTNAAPVEVIHDLNDDKYVVIDIRTEDECIETPCKSIKIPFHKLKTEFKKLPQDKEYLLYCDKGIMSQLHAQYLRDAENVKNVRVYRP, via the coding sequence GTGGAAACTTCATCAGTTCAAACACAAAAATTCATTTTAAAACTCTTTCCGGAGATCATGGTCAAAGGTTCTTCTGCCAAACGACAAATGGTAGGACAGCTTTATAACAATCTTGTAAAACTTTTAGGTAGATATAGTGCTGATATCACGGTCAAAAAGTTCTCTGATAAGATTGAGGTTGTTACACCTATAGAATTTCTTACTGAGGTACGCCAAACACTTCTTGACACCCCAGGTATAGAACAGGTACTCGAAGCATTACAGTTTGATGGCATGGAAACACTGGATCAGATCAAGGTCAAAGTCAATGAAATGATGGCAAAAGAGATCATAGGTAAGACCTTTGTGGTACGTGTTAAACGTTCAGGAACTCACCCTTTTAATTCTACACAAATAGCACAGACCGTAGGCGGATATATGTTGGCACACAATGAGACAAAAGGTGTGGACCTGCATCATCCGGAAGTCACGATTCGTCTGGAGCTCCTCAATAAGCAACTCAATATCATTACGATCAAACATGAGGGACTCAGTGGTTTTCCTTTAGGTACACAGGGAGATATACTCTCGCTGATGTCCGGTGGTTTTGACTCGACAGTGGCCTCTTACCTCACGATGAAAAGGGGTATAAAAACCCATTTCATCTTCTTCAACCTTGGTGGGATCGCCCATGAGATAGGTGTCAAACAAGTTGCACTTTACCTTTGGTCCAAGTTCGGTGCTTCGCATCGTGTCTCTTTCATCTCTGTGCCATTTGATGCAGTCATCGAAGAGATATTCCGTTCGACCCATGAGAGCTACATGGGTGTAACACTCAAGCGTCTTATGCTCCTTGCCGCTGAAAAAGTGGCCAATGAACTGGAAATAGATGCACTGCTTACGGGTGAAAGCGTGGCACAAGTTTCTAGTCAGACCTTGCGTAACCTGGCACTGATCGACCAGGTGACCAATAAACTCATTTTACGTCCACTCGCTACAATGAACAAACCTGAGATCATCAAGATAGCCAGTGAGATAGGCACACGCCGTTTTGCAGAGAATATGCCTGAGTACTGCGGTGTCATCTCCAAAAACCCTATTACGCACGGTTCATATAAGCGCATGGAAAAAGAAGCAGCACGTTTTGACTACTCTGTGCTGGATAAAGCTGTAGAAGATGCACAGAAGATCTATGTCGATGAGATCATCGATGATGTGACCAATGCGGCACCTGTAGAGGTGATACATGACCTCAATGATGATAAGTATGTGGTCATAGATATACGTACGGAAGATGAGTGCATCGAAACACCGTGTAAAAGCATTAAGATCCCATTCCATAAACTCAAGACAGAGTTCAAGAAGCTGCCGCAGGATAAGGAGTATCTACTCTACTGTGACAAAGGGATCATGAGCCAACTACATGCCCAGTATCTGCGTGATGCAGAGAATGTTAAAAATGTAAGGGTATATCGACCCTAA
- a CDS encoding Na/Pi cotransporter family protein encodes MAGQLIQALSGLGMFLFGMLYMELALKEAAGRRFKTWVKNSTSSTLKSLMTGTIATAMLQSSSVVTLMTLSFVSASLITLYSGIAVIFGANVGTTVTSWIVATLGFKVKIEAFALPMIGAGGLLLIFASSNQKITSVAKVFVGFGLLFLGLEFMKNSIESLTSLINLEKFSHLPLIAFVGIGFFLTALIQSSSAATAIALSALYVHILNFEQAAAMVIGTNIGTTVTAMLGAMGGIPDKKRAALAHFIFNFITAVVAFLILTPLTQFLMDIPALKHDPITALALFHTIFNVLGVVLLLPFISLMAKYLKRLFVYREPEPTRYIHLVDPEFSETALVALRDEVNNLFVKTMKYALLVANIKPNDIFVKKLGLKEAVEANQEQIEFDHKIAYNTIKEIEIKIMEFVSVLNQQDLLEDERKSLQTLLASVRESVYAAKMLKDIKNDMNEFSESSSETIHTIYDAIRRNLLYAILIYINYMEEVWSMDKCTEKFSKAEEENHRIMNEASISISHKGINEKKVISLLNTNRSVFIATQALFEASRSVSLHFPLED; translated from the coding sequence ATGGCTGGGCAACTTATACAAGCACTTTCTGGGTTGGGAATGTTCCTGTTTGGTATGTTATATATGGAACTTGCACTGAAAGAGGCAGCCGGGCGCCGTTTTAAAACCTGGGTCAAGAACTCAACATCTTCTACTCTTAAATCTCTAATGACCGGAACGATTGCCACTGCGATGCTTCAAAGTTCTTCTGTCGTCACGCTTATGACATTATCATTTGTGAGTGCCTCTCTGATCACATTGTATTCGGGGATTGCCGTTATATTTGGTGCAAATGTCGGTACAACTGTGACATCATGGATCGTTGCAACACTTGGTTTTAAGGTTAAGATTGAAGCTTTTGCTTTACCGATGATAGGTGCAGGAGGTCTGCTGCTTATATTTGCATCTTCAAATCAAAAAATTACATCTGTGGCTAAAGTATTTGTTGGGTTCGGCCTTTTATTTCTTGGTCTTGAATTTATGAAAAACTCTATAGAGTCTTTAACCAGTCTGATTAACCTTGAGAAATTTTCACATTTACCTCTCATCGCTTTTGTTGGTATCGGTTTTTTTCTTACAGCACTTATCCAGTCAAGTTCAGCGGCTACAGCTATTGCACTGAGTGCACTCTATGTACACATCTTAAACTTTGAACAGGCCGCTGCCATGGTGATCGGTACGAATATAGGGACAACTGTAACAGCGATGCTTGGTGCTATGGGTGGTATACCTGATAAAAAGCGTGCAGCTCTGGCACATTTTATCTTTAACTTTATCACTGCGGTCGTCGCATTCTTGATACTTACACCTTTGACACAGTTTTTGATGGATATTCCGGCTTTAAAGCATGACCCTATCACAGCATTGGCTCTTTTTCATACGATATTTAATGTATTGGGTGTCGTGCTGCTGCTTCCTTTTATATCACTGATGGCTAAGTACTTGAAACGACTTTTTGTCTATCGTGAACCCGAACCGACACGGTATATACATTTGGTCGATCCTGAATTTTCAGAAACGGCACTGGTTGCATTACGTGATGAAGTAAACAATCTCTTTGTTAAAACGATGAAATATGCACTTTTGGTCGCAAATATAAAACCCAATGATATTTTTGTAAAAAAACTAGGTCTGAAAGAGGCTGTAGAAGCCAATCAAGAGCAAATAGAATTCGATCATAAAATAGCCTATAACACGATTAAAGAGATAGAGATCAAGATCATGGAATTTGTGTCGGTTTTGAACCAACAAGATCTTTTGGAGGATGAAAGAAAAAGCCTGCAAACACTTTTAGCATCCGTACGTGAATCTGTCTATGCAGCTAAGATGCTGAAAGATATAAAAAATGACATGAATGAATTCTCAGAAAGCAGCAGTGAGACCATTCATACGATCTATGATGCTATACGAAGAAATCTTCTCTATGCGATCCTGATTTATATCAATTATATGGAAGAAGTATGGAGTATGGATAAATGTACAGAAAAATTCTCTAAAGCAGAAGAAGAGAATCATCGTATAATGAACGAAGCAAGTATTTCTATCAGTCATAAAGGTATTAACGAAAAGAAAGTGATCTCTCTGCTCAATACCAATCGCAGTGTTTTCATTGCAACACAGGCACTTTTCGAGGCATCAAGATCAGTATCACTGCACTTCCCGCTTGAGGATTAG
- a CDS encoding NAD(P)/FAD-dependent oxidoreductase — MKHKKIEHSKPLVELLHGEAIEEGISRRTALKMMGVGGAATLVGSSPFLQADEAPTAKSEKNAKILIVGGGAGGIMALARLHSALPNADITIIAPNETHLYQPGQVFMAAGLYTLDDIAKENREFIPEDVNWIKDEVASFDPDNNKVTTRAGVEVPYDYMVVATGIVYHYDWIKGLSEEDIGKNSISSVYLNNLEKGTAKGGEVTLHWFNALKEAAASGKKPTVLYTSPNTPIKCGGAPQKILYLSADHLKKNDLGANYIYATDSAKLFHIPEIEKSLLEVQNKYDTITNHFRHNLIAIDTKNKVATFEETYEVKGEYDEDLEEYDISEEKRMVDISYDFIHIVPPMGPPQALVDSQLGWQKGTAKGWLEVDQETLQHRRYPNVFGMGDVCGIPLGKTGGSTRHHGPIAVGNLISALEGKPLMEKFDGYTVCPLKTEYGEIIMAEFNYKGLAPTVPFLDPAKPRFLWWAFDLYQLKPMYWYLMLRGWF, encoded by the coding sequence ATGAAGCATAAAAAAATTGAGCATAGTAAACCTTTAGTGGAACTGTTGCATGGTGAAGCCATAGAAGAAGGTATCAGTAGGAGAACAGCACTCAAAATGATGGGGGTCGGTGGGGCGGCCACATTGGTGGGTTCATCTCCTTTTTTACAAGCAGATGAAGCACCAACAGCCAAAAGTGAAAAGAATGCCAAGATCTTGATTGTTGGTGGTGGAGCAGGCGGTATCATGGCACTTGCCAGACTTCACAGTGCTTTACCTAATGCAGATATTACGATCATTGCACCCAATGAGACACACCTTTATCAGCCGGGACAGGTCTTTATGGCTGCCGGGCTTTATACGTTAGATGATATTGCAAAAGAGAATAGAGAGTTCATACCGGAGGATGTCAATTGGATCAAAGATGAAGTTGCTTCATTTGATCCGGATAACAATAAAGTAACGACACGTGCCGGTGTGGAAGTACCTTATGATTATATGGTCGTGGCTACCGGGATAGTCTATCACTATGATTGGATCAAAGGTCTGAGTGAAGAGGATATAGGTAAAAACAGTATCTCCAGTGTCTATCTGAACAATCTGGAAAAAGGTACCGCTAAAGGTGGTGAAGTGACTTTGCACTGGTTCAACGCGCTCAAAGAGGCAGCAGCTTCAGGTAAAAAACCAACAGTACTCTATACAAGTCCGAACACACCTATCAAATGTGGTGGTGCACCACAAAAGATCCTCTACCTCAGTGCAGATCATTTGAAAAAAAATGATTTAGGGGCGAATTATATTTACGCTACTGACAGTGCAAAACTGTTTCACATCCCTGAGATCGAAAAATCACTGCTAGAAGTACAAAATAAGTATGACACCATTACCAATCATTTTAGACACAATCTTATTGCCATAGATACAAAGAACAAGGTAGCAACGTTTGAAGAGACCTATGAGGTCAAAGGGGAATATGATGAAGATCTGGAAGAGTATGATATATCTGAAGAAAAAAGAATGGTAGACATCTCTTATGACTTCATTCATATTGTACCGCCTATGGGGCCTCCTCAGGCATTGGTGGATTCTCAATTGGGTTGGCAAAAAGGTACTGCTAAGGGATGGCTTGAAGTAGACCAGGAAACACTGCAGCATAGAAGATACCCAAATGTATTTGGCATGGGTGATGTTTGTGGTATTCCGTTAGGTAAAACCGGTGGATCTACTAGACATCATGGTCCTATCGCTGTGGGCAACCTTATTTCAGCACTTGAAGGTAAGCCACTGATGGAGAAATTCGATGGGTACACAGTCTGTCCGCTTAAAACAGAATATGGTGAGATCATCATGGCTGAATTTAACTACAAAGGTCTAGCACCTACCGTACCATTCCTGGATCCTGCAAAACCCAGATTTCTGTGGTGGGCATTTGACCTCTATCAGTTGAAACCGATGTACTGGTATCTTATGTTGAGAGGATGGTTCTAG
- a CDS encoding hydrogenase small subunit, with protein sequence MNGFDALYAKAKDRIQALSELPSFKEESIEQMLEGRGIERRDFIKWAAGITAMLALPSQFTPLFAEAAKMADRIPLVWLHMAECTGCSESFIRSDAPTVDSLIFDYISLEYHETLMAASGWQAEENLNQALKKYAGRYILLVEGGVPTAMNGQYLTMGPQGRTGLSVVTEAAKDAAAIFSIGTCAAFGGIQAAAPNPTGAKGVDKVVSQSVINVPGCPPSASNIVGTLMHFLLFGTLPALDRYHRPKWAYGNRIHDLCERRGHFDAGEFVESFGDDGAKDGWCLYKQGCKGPYTFNNCSTERFNQHVNWPIGAGHGCMGCSEPDFWDTMGPLEKPIDSHLVMGLNSTVDKIGTTLLTATLVGIGAHAVASIFMNKHDEKGGVSHG encoded by the coding sequence ATGAATGGTTTTGATGCACTTTATGCAAAAGCAAAAGATCGTATACAGGCGTTGTCTGAGTTGCCTTCATTTAAAGAAGAGTCTATAGAGCAGATGCTTGAAGGTCGTGGTATTGAGCGGCGTGACTTCATCAAATGGGCTGCAGGTATTACAGCAATGCTTGCCCTGCCTTCCCAATTCACTCCTTTATTTGCTGAAGCTGCTAAAATGGCCGATCGTATACCGTTGGTCTGGCTCCATATGGCAGAGTGTACAGGATGTAGTGAATCTTTTATACGCTCTGATGCGCCAACAGTCGATTCCCTGATTTTTGACTATATCTCTCTTGAATACCATGAGACACTCATGGCTGCATCAGGCTGGCAAGCGGAAGAAAACCTGAATCAAGCTTTAAAAAAATATGCAGGAAGGTATATTCTCCTTGTTGAGGGTGGAGTACCGACAGCTATGAACGGTCAGTATTTGACCATGGGACCCCAAGGTCGAACAGGCCTCAGTGTTGTTACAGAAGCGGCCAAAGACGCAGCAGCGATCTTTTCCATAGGAACTTGTGCTGCGTTTGGTGGTATTCAGGCTGCTGCACCAAATCCTACCGGTGCAAAAGGTGTTGACAAGGTGGTTTCTCAATCTGTTATCAATGTTCCTGGTTGTCCTCCAAGTGCTTCAAATATTGTTGGTACACTGATGCACTTTTTACTCTTTGGTACACTGCCTGCACTTGACCGTTACCATCGTCCAAAATGGGCATACGGTAACCGCATACATGATCTTTGTGAACGTCGCGGACATTTTGATGCCGGAGAGTTCGTAGAGAGTTTCGGTGATGATGGTGCTAAAGACGGATGGTGTCTCTATAAGCAGGGATGTAAAGGTCCGTATACCTTTAACAACTGTTCTACAGAACGCTTTAACCAGCATGTCAATTGGCCGATTGGTGCGGGACACGGTTGTATGGGATGTTCTGAACCGGACTTCTGGGATACGATGGGGCCATTGGAAAAACCGATCGATTCACATCTCGTCATGGGACTCAACTCCACTGTTGATAAGATAGGCACCACACTTCTTACTGCAACATTGGTTGGTATAGGTGCACATGCCGTTGCAAGTATATTTATGAATAAACATGATGAAAAGGGGGGAGTAAGTCATGGGTAA